The Tissierella sp. genome includes the window CTCATACTGATTTTTATTTCTTCACTATTAAATTCTTTAAGCAGAATAGCAATTTCTACAGGTGCAATTTCTCTCATAAAAGAAACTATACCTTCAGTATCATTCATTTGTGTACCTGCATCTTTAAGCATGTTTTGGGTCACTTTTACTATAGCAACTTTGTTATCAAAATATAATTTTAATGTTTCAACAGCCTTGATAAACAACATAGTTCTTTCAATACTTCTATTTTGATAAAGATTAATATTAATACTACTTTTGTCTATACCTACCTTTATTAGCTCAGAAATGATCACATGGGTTTCAGAAGTTGTATTATCATACATAAAACTGCCCGTATCTGAACTAATTGCAGTATATAAACATGTTGCTATATCCTTATCAATAAGTATATTCATTTTTTTAATTATTCTATATACTAATTCACCTGTAGCAGATGCAATACTATCTACAATGTTAATATCACCAAAATTGTTATTACTAATATGATGGTCTATGTTGATAGTAGTTTTTGCCTTATTAATTAGAGAAGCATTTTTACCTAGTCTGTTTTCATCACTTGCATCTAATGCAATAAATAGATCAACTTCATCCTTGTCATTAAATTCTTCTATAGTATTAACATAAGGTAAAAATAAATAATCTAAAGGTATATCATCAGTTTTTAAAATATACACTTTCTCATTAATACTTCTTAAAGCAATGGCTAGCGCTAGAATAGAACCAATATTATCACCATCAGGTTGGACATGGGAAGCAATAAAAATATTTTTGCTATTCAAAATTTTTTCTATTGCCAAGTCAATTTGATTTTCAATAATATTAGTCATTTCTTTCTTCCTTTTGGTCACTATTATTTTGATTTAAGTTTTCAATTAATTTTGTCATGTAAATCCCTTGTTCTATAGATTCATCTAGATAAAAAATTGGTTCCGGAGCATATCTTAAGTCAATCCTACTGCCTATTTCCTTTCTAATAAATCCCTTGGCACTTTCTAAACCTATAATAGTATTATCCTTATCTTCTTTATTTCCAAAAACAGAAATATAAATATTTGCAAATCTTAAATCTCTTGTTACTTCAACGTTTGTGACTGTAGTCATAGAATTAACTCTTGGATCCTTAAGACCATTATATATCAATTCTGAAACTACCCTTTTTACTTCTTCAGAAATTCGATTCAGTCTTTTATTATTCATTTAGTCACCTCTATCTTTCTACTTCTTTTAGGACAAAAGCCTCTAGTAAATCTCCTTCTTTTACATCATTATAATTCTCCAAACCCAAACCTGCTTCAAATCCAGTTAATACTTCTTTAGCGTCATCTTTAAATCTCTTTAATGAAGAAACTCCACCTTCAAAAATAACAATGTCGTTTCTAAGTAATTTAACTTTAGCATTTCTTGCAATCTTACCATTCAAAACATAAATACCTGCTATTGCATTTCCATTTGGAAGTCTAAAGGTGGCTCTAACTTCTGCCCTTCCAATTATCTCTTCAACAATTTTTGGAGCATGCATTCCCTTAATTGCAGACTGTATATCTTCTATAGCCTCATATATTACTCTATAAGTTCTAACATCAACCTTCTCTCTTTTAGCTACCTCAATAGCATTCAAATTAGGTCTGACATTAAAGCCTACAACTATTGCATTAGAAGCTGATGCAAGAATTATATCAGATTCAGTAATTCCACCAACACCACCATGTATGATATTAGTTTTAACTTCTTCAGTATCAAGTTTATCAAGTGATTGCCTTAGAGCCTCTAAAGAACCTCTAACATCAGCTTTAATAATAATATTTAAATCTTTAATTTCACCTAATTTAATTCTTTCAAACAAGTCATCCAAGGACACTTTTGGATCTGATTTCATATTCTCTGCTCTTTCAACATCTCTATGTCCTTCCGAAAGAGCTCTAGCTGTTTTTTCATCATCAACTACATATAACAAATCACCTGCATTAGGTACTTCTGATAACCCAAGGATAACAACTGGGATAGATGGACCCGCTTTCTTAACTCTTTTACCTTTATCATCAAACATTGCTCTTACTCTACCGCTTGCAGCT containing:
- the rbfA gene encoding 30S ribosome-binding factor RbfA, which translates into the protein MNNKRLNRISEEVKRVVSELIYNGLKDPRVNSMTTVTNVEVTRDLRFANIYISVFGNKEDKDNTIIGLESAKGFIRKEIGSRIDLRYAPEPIFYLDESIEQGIYMTKLIENLNQNNSDQKEERND
- a CDS encoding bifunctional oligoribonuclease/PAP phosphatase NrnA translates to MTNIIENQIDLAIEKILNSKNIFIASHVQPDGDNIGSILALAIALRSINEKVYILKTDDIPLDYLFLPYVNTIEEFNDKDEVDLFIALDASDENRLGKNASLINKAKTTINIDHHISNNNFGDINIVDSIASATGELVYRIIKKMNILIDKDIATCLYTAISSDTGSFMYDNTTSETHVIISELIKVGIDKSSININLYQNRSIERTMLFIKAVETLKLYFDNKVAIVKVTQNMLKDAGTQMNDTEGIVSFMREIAPVEIAILLKEFNSEEIKISMRSKRFVDVAEICASFGGGGHIRAAGATINSSIDNAEELILNEIKKVI